In Vespula vulgaris chromosome 10, iyVesVulg1.1, whole genome shotgun sequence, the following are encoded in one genomic region:
- the LOC127066684 gene encoding arf-GAP with dual PH domain-containing protein 1-like isoform X2: MCARIVELRVNPEWASYNIGIFVCTRCAGVHRSMGAHISKVKHLKLDRWEDSQVNRIREVGNITARLHYEERVPPCYRKPNPDAPQVLVEQWIRAKYEREEFCHPERQNYVSGFMEGFLMKRGKEDSRYHPRKFVLCEAEDTLKYHVKENKEPKAILRISELNVAFAPSKTGNQNSLQISFMKDGTTRHIYVYHEDPEVITNWYLAIRCAKLHRLQVAYPGATEAELLSQLTRDFPREGFLWKTGPRHSDAYKKRWFTLDGRKLMYHDDPMDAHPKGEIFLGHSSEGFAVKTGVPPGARNQGFSFTLETPDRSYLLSAQNDDDRTQWMNVIQKVIDKPLTPQDATVAARLVRKRTASGTMNIFSSAR, from the exons ATGTGTGCGCGGATTGTGGAGCTAAGAGTGA ACCCAGAATGGGCTTCTTACAATATAGGAATATTTGTCTGCACAAGGTGTGCCGGAGTACATAGGTCTATGGGTGCACATATTTCTAAAGTGAAACATCTCAAACTAGATAGATGGGAAGACTCTCAAGTAAATAGGATACGTGAAGTAGGTAATATAACTGCAAGACTACATTATGAAGAACGTGTACCACCTTGTTATCGTAAACCAAATCCAGATGCTCCTCA AGTTTTGGTAGAACAATGGATACGAGCTaaatatgagagagaagaattttgTCATCCAGAAAGACAGAATTATGTATCAGGGTTTATGGAAGGATTTTTAATGAAGCGTGGAAAAGAAGATTCACGGTATCACCCTCGTAAATTTGTTCTTTGTGAAGCTGAGGATACTTTGAAGTACcatgttaaagaaaataag GAACCAAAAGCTATACTTAGGATATCAGAATTAAATGTAGCCTTTGCTCCATCTAAAACTGGTAACCAAAATAGTCTTCAAATATCCTTTATGAAAGATGGCACTACAAGACATATCTATGTGTATCATGAAGATCCAGAAGTAATTACAAATTGGTATTTAGCTATAAGATGTGCAAAATTACATCGTTTGCAAGTTGCATATCCTGGTGCAACTGAGGCTGAATTATTATCACAACTTACAAGAGATTTTCCACGAGAAGGATTCCTGTGGAAAACAGGTCCTAGACACAGTGATGCTTATAAAAAGAGATGGTTTACATTAGATGGAAGGAAACTTATGTATCATGATGATCCTATG GATGCACATCCAAAAGGTGAAATTTTCTTGGGTCACAGTTCAGAAGGTTTTGCAGTTAAAACAGGAGTTCCACCAGGTGCTAGAAATCAAggtttctcttttactcttgaAACACCTGATAGAAGTTATCTCTTGTCTGCtcaaaatgatgatgatagaaCACAGTGGATGAATGTAATACAGAAGGTAATAGATAAACCACTTACTCCACAAGATGCAACTG TAGCAGCACGTCTTGTAAGAAAACGCACAGCAAGTGGaacaatgaatatattttcttctgcAAGGTAG
- the LOC127066690 gene encoding PXMP2/4 family protein 4 yields the protein MLFRLSNFARKRPLLLNSITYGFFYTCAEFAQQSYNKKFQIIQPVSTYGVELQNIDRPILLWLQKCNNFLGLLDHESSMSIQQYNWPRLKRYAIYGFFLAGPLLHGWYKWLDTFYKGKSIKLVLTKLFLDQFILTPPLICLFFISMSLMESKSDIFEECKTKFLKTFQTSCLFWIPVQFFNFVLIPPTLRITYVSIAALCWVNILCYIKNVPLVKFNDKN from the exons ATGTTATTCAGATTAAGTAACTTTGCACGAAAAAGACCATTGCTCTTGAATTCTATAACATATGGCTTTTTTTATACATGCGCTGAATTTGCACAAcaaagttataataaaaaattccag attattCAACCTGTATCCACATATGGAGTAGAACTACAGAATATCGATAGACCAATACTTTTGTGGTTACAAAAgtgcaataattttttaggTTTATTAGATCATGAATCTTCCATGTCCATACAACAATATAATTGGCCACGTCTTAAAAGATATGCTAtttatggtttttttttagcaGGACCATTGTTGCATGGatg GTACAAGTGGTTAGATACATTTTACAAAGGCAAATCTATAAAATTGGTTCTAACTAAGTTATTTCTTGatcaatttatattaacaCCACCACTGATCTGTCTATTCTTTATCA gtATGAGTTTGATGGAAAGTAAATCtgatatttttgaagaatGTAAAACAAAGTTTCTTAAAACTTTTCAG aCATCATGCCTATTTTGGATACCTgtacaatttttcaattttgtattaattccTCCTACTCTACGTATCACATATGTTAGTATTGCAGCATTATGTTGGGTGAATATTCTTTGCTATATAAAAAACGTGCCTTTAGttaaatttaatgataaaaattaa
- the LOC127066684 gene encoding arf-GAP with dual PH domain-containing protein 1-like isoform X1, producing the protein MADSNEKLLVELLKKPGNNVCADCGAKNPEWASYNIGIFVCTRCAGVHRSMGAHISKVKHLKLDRWEDSQVNRIREVGNITARLHYEERVPPCYRKPNPDAPQVLVEQWIRAKYEREEFCHPERQNYVSGFMEGFLMKRGKEDSRYHPRKFVLCEAEDTLKYHVKENKEPKAILRISELNVAFAPSKTGNQNSLQISFMKDGTTRHIYVYHEDPEVITNWYLAIRCAKLHRLQVAYPGATEAELLSQLTRDFPREGFLWKTGPRHSDAYKKRWFTLDGRKLMYHDDPMDAHPKGEIFLGHSSEGFAVKTGVPPGARNQGFSFTLETPDRSYLLSAQNDDDRTQWMNVIQKVIDKPLTPQDATVAARLVRKRTASGTMNIFSSAR; encoded by the exons ATGGCGGACTCGAACGAGAAGTTATTAGTCGAATTGCTTAAAAAACCTGGAAATAATGTGTGCGCGGATTGTGGAGCTAAGA ACCCAGAATGGGCTTCTTACAATATAGGAATATTTGTCTGCACAAGGTGTGCCGGAGTACATAGGTCTATGGGTGCACATATTTCTAAAGTGAAACATCTCAAACTAGATAGATGGGAAGACTCTCAAGTAAATAGGATACGTGAAGTAGGTAATATAACTGCAAGACTACATTATGAAGAACGTGTACCACCTTGTTATCGTAAACCAAATCCAGATGCTCCTCA AGTTTTGGTAGAACAATGGATACGAGCTaaatatgagagagaagaattttgTCATCCAGAAAGACAGAATTATGTATCAGGGTTTATGGAAGGATTTTTAATGAAGCGTGGAAAAGAAGATTCACGGTATCACCCTCGTAAATTTGTTCTTTGTGAAGCTGAGGATACTTTGAAGTACcatgttaaagaaaataag GAACCAAAAGCTATACTTAGGATATCAGAATTAAATGTAGCCTTTGCTCCATCTAAAACTGGTAACCAAAATAGTCTTCAAATATCCTTTATGAAAGATGGCACTACAAGACATATCTATGTGTATCATGAAGATCCAGAAGTAATTACAAATTGGTATTTAGCTATAAGATGTGCAAAATTACATCGTTTGCAAGTTGCATATCCTGGTGCAACTGAGGCTGAATTATTATCACAACTTACAAGAGATTTTCCACGAGAAGGATTCCTGTGGAAAACAGGTCCTAGACACAGTGATGCTTATAAAAAGAGATGGTTTACATTAGATGGAAGGAAACTTATGTATCATGATGATCCTATG GATGCACATCCAAAAGGTGAAATTTTCTTGGGTCACAGTTCAGAAGGTTTTGCAGTTAAAACAGGAGTTCCACCAGGTGCTAGAAATCAAggtttctcttttactcttgaAACACCTGATAGAAGTTATCTCTTGTCTGCtcaaaatgatgatgatagaaCACAGTGGATGAATGTAATACAGAAGGTAATAGATAAACCACTTACTCCACAAGATGCAACTG TAGCAGCACGTCTTGTAAGAAAACGCACAGCAAGTGGaacaatgaatatattttcttctgcAAGGTAG
- the LOC127066692 gene encoding N-acetyltransferase 9-like protein: MKKNKSTRIIGQNVILVPYKEKHVTRYHEWMKSPELQYLTASEPLTLAEEYEMQKDWLLDEKKCTFIILDKSIFESTGDEIAAMIGDTNLFFNDMECKYTAEAEIMIAEKEYRHKRRGWEAILLMLRYGIDVLNVKRYRVKIMIVNEKSINMFRKLNFHEVERSEIFQEITMENNINQEWKDWLYLETMNSVMDECYNIK, translated from the exons atgaaaaagaacaaatccACTCGTATTATCGGTCAAAATGTGATTCTAGTTCCGTATAAGGAAAAACATGTTACGAG ATATCACGAATGGATGAAATCACCAGAGTTGCAATATCTTACAGCCTCGGAACCATTAACTTTGGCGGAGGAATATGAAATGCAAAAAGATTGGCTACTAGATGAGAAGA agTGTACCTTCATCATTTTAGACAAATCGATCTTCGAATCGACAGGGGATGAAATCG CTGCTATGATAGGTGATACTAATTTGTTCTTTAATGATATGGAATGTAAATATACGGCGGAAGCTGAAATCATGAtagcagaaaaagaatatagacaTAAAAGAAGAGGATGGGAAGCTATATTACTTATGCTTCGTTACg GTATAGATGtcttaaatgtaaaaagatatCGAGTTAAAATAATGATTGTTAATGAAAAGAGTATAAATATGTTTCGAAAGTTGAACTTTCACGAG gtCGAAAGAAGTGagatatttcaagaaattactatggaaaataatataaatcaagaatGGAAAGATTGGCTGTATTTAGAAACAATGAATTCTGTCATGGATGAATGttacaatataaaatga
- the LOC127066684 gene encoding arf-GAP with dual PH domain-containing protein 1-like isoform X3, which yields MITNVYPEWASYNIGIFVCTRCAGVHRSMGAHISKVKHLKLDRWEDSQVNRIREVGNITARLHYEERVPPCYRKPNPDAPQVLVEQWIRAKYEREEFCHPERQNYVSGFMEGFLMKRGKEDSRYHPRKFVLCEAEDTLKYHVKENKEPKAILRISELNVAFAPSKTGNQNSLQISFMKDGTTRHIYVYHEDPEVITNWYLAIRCAKLHRLQVAYPGATEAELLSQLTRDFPREGFLWKTGPRHSDAYKKRWFTLDGRKLMYHDDPMDAHPKGEIFLGHSSEGFAVKTGVPPGARNQGFSFTLETPDRSYLLSAQNDDDRTQWMNVIQKVIDKPLTPQDATVAARLVRKRTASGTMNIFSSAR from the exons ATGATTACAaacgtgt ACCCAGAATGGGCTTCTTACAATATAGGAATATTTGTCTGCACAAGGTGTGCCGGAGTACATAGGTCTATGGGTGCACATATTTCTAAAGTGAAACATCTCAAACTAGATAGATGGGAAGACTCTCAAGTAAATAGGATACGTGAAGTAGGTAATATAACTGCAAGACTACATTATGAAGAACGTGTACCACCTTGTTATCGTAAACCAAATCCAGATGCTCCTCA AGTTTTGGTAGAACAATGGATACGAGCTaaatatgagagagaagaattttgTCATCCAGAAAGACAGAATTATGTATCAGGGTTTATGGAAGGATTTTTAATGAAGCGTGGAAAAGAAGATTCACGGTATCACCCTCGTAAATTTGTTCTTTGTGAAGCTGAGGATACTTTGAAGTACcatgttaaagaaaataag GAACCAAAAGCTATACTTAGGATATCAGAATTAAATGTAGCCTTTGCTCCATCTAAAACTGGTAACCAAAATAGTCTTCAAATATCCTTTATGAAAGATGGCACTACAAGACATATCTATGTGTATCATGAAGATCCAGAAGTAATTACAAATTGGTATTTAGCTATAAGATGTGCAAAATTACATCGTTTGCAAGTTGCATATCCTGGTGCAACTGAGGCTGAATTATTATCACAACTTACAAGAGATTTTCCACGAGAAGGATTCCTGTGGAAAACAGGTCCTAGACACAGTGATGCTTATAAAAAGAGATGGTTTACATTAGATGGAAGGAAACTTATGTATCATGATGATCCTATG GATGCACATCCAAAAGGTGAAATTTTCTTGGGTCACAGTTCAGAAGGTTTTGCAGTTAAAACAGGAGTTCCACCAGGTGCTAGAAATCAAggtttctcttttactcttgaAACACCTGATAGAAGTTATCTCTTGTCTGCtcaaaatgatgatgatagaaCACAGTGGATGAATGTAATACAGAAGGTAATAGATAAACCACTTACTCCACAAGATGCAACTG TAGCAGCACGTCTTGTAAGAAAACGCACAGCAAGTGGaacaatgaatatattttcttctgcAAGGTAG
- the LOC127066673 gene encoding calsyntenin-1, whose translation MIFAASVVFFGLTLSVSHASIESTPTSFNDHGVPRLDLESLESGYHGLVKENETLVEVTPQIRALGAKVCSFRIANKHHGEAPFEIVLKEKGMAELRALRVLNCEKRRNYKFDIAAVGCSGGQSENATVHITVVDVNEYAPQFLQPAYVSTVDEGRLYEEVVRVEASDRDCTPKFGDICKYEILTADQPFIIDNEGAIRNTEPLDYERSHNYILSVVAYDCGMKQSAPAMVTIKVNRVCTPGWRGIPERVDYAAGSGSQPLLPSAKLDLCDAPCILRNVRATLNLVTDHIGKGCDRDTYTVRSQRKLCGASHESVDLLPTPGPTTSWTASLSRDEGREADEIFEFDGVDSAAIVPNNVLEHSLAQKFTISAWVKHRPRLRQDPHVKEHILCAADDHKMNRHHYALFIRNCRLILLLRRDFSEGDPNIFRPAEWRWKLGQVCDDKWHHYAIQVDFPRVSLFVDGEEWRTDEKNPEVIDDWPLHPAKGVNTMLVVGACWQGSDNRTKHHFRGYLAGLSVLVGRNEKPDVLSCLRRCQEGLHVPSMDLLQPGTQLLTNSDLTEVRIDGDNRTNVETLLRRIGYSNTRRFPTPGRRNFRLDTAVICEGNENSQLPVSTVQSYVTVLPPPRPGISVNGTGYVAREYADFRLGVRVFPDARVTAGSAARLDACAVSVYPSLNPDHESLGLPGDALRRFRSISARVDRDGVVLSGADTPYNYQQLIRLIMYTNRKPAYYLDRVFKLTCSELSGRFASNEYVQTLAVIHPKEKTTVLPHSSSGEPPIARIVEPVPGHIQVSPHHAEIPEGYATSVIREGRRTIGGAGGSHAVTIVAAACIGFLLLMAIVGAARVRGAAKRRRSAGDELAAETEMAWDDSALAITVNPMDRLTEHESHQSHRDEDVDDSGSSDSEDGSFRDDDIDSSDCENDCDLNNGRHRRHNSPHDLEWDHRDV comes from the exons ATGATTTTTGCGGCGAGTGTTGTGTTTTTTGGGCTGACCCTAAGTGTCTCCCACGCTAGCATCGAGTCAACACCGACTTCCTTCAACGATCATGGAG TTCCGCGATTGGATCTTGAAAGTCTCGAGAGCGGTTATCACGGCCTGGTCAAGGAGAATGAAACTCTCGTTGAGGTGACTCCACAGATAAGAGCTTTAGGAGCTAAAGTGTGCTCTTTTCGTATTGCGAATAAACATCATGGCGAGGCACctttcgaaatcgttttaaaagaaaagggaatggCCGAGCTGAGGGCTCTTCGAGTTTTGAATTGTGAAAAACGACGTAATTACAAATTCGATATCGCAGCTGTTGGTTGTTCCGGCGGACAGTCTGAGAA TGCAACGGTTCATATCACAGTGGTCGATGTTAACGAATACGCACCACAGTTTCTCCAACCAGCTTACGTTAGCACTGTTGATGAAGGACGGCTTTACGAAGAGGTAGTACGCGTCGAAGCCTCCGACAGAGATTGCACTCCGAAATTCGGGGACATATGCAAATACGAGATCCTAACAGCGGACCAGCCGTTCATTATTGACAATGAAGGTGCTATACGTAACACAGAGCCATTGGATTACGAGCGTTCCCACAATTACATTCTGAGCGTGGTTGCCTATGATTGTGGAATGAAACAATCAGCACCGGCCATGGTGACTATCAAGGTGAATCGAGTGTGTACACCAGGCTGGAGAGGTATTCCAGAGAGAGTGGACTATGCTGCTGGTTCAGGATCTCAACCGCTTTTACCATCGGCAAAACTGGACCTTTGTGACGCACCATGCATATTACGTAACGTCCGAGCTACTTTGAATCTCGTAACCGATCACATAGGAAAGGGTTGCGATCGTGATACTTACACTGTACGAAGCCAACGAAAACTTTGCGGTGCCTCGCACGAGAGCGTCGATCTTTTACCGACACCAGGACCGACCACATCATGGACCGCCTCTTTGTCACGCGACGAAGGTCGGGAAGCCGACGAAATTTTCGAGTTCGATGGCGTCGATTCCGCTGCGATCGTACCCAATAACGTACTCGAACATTCTCTGGCACAAAAGTTCACCATCAGTGCTTGGGTGAAACATCGTCCAAGATTGAGGCAAGATCCCCACGTTAAGGAACATATTCTTTGCGCCGCAGACGATCATA AGATGAACAGGCATCATTACGCTTTGTTCATAAGAAATTGCAGGCTGATCTTGTTACTCCGACGAGACTTCTCCGAAGGCGATCCAAACATCTTCCGTCCGGCTGAGTGGCGTTGGAAGCTCGGTCAAGTATGCGACGATAAGTGGCATCATTATGCCATACAAGTCGACTTCCCACGCGTAAGTCTTTTTGTCGATGGCGAGGAATGGCGTACGGACGAAAAGAATCCCGAGGTTATCGACGATTGGCCTTTGCATCCTGCGAAGGGCGTAAATACGATGCTTGTCGTCGGAGCTTGTTGGCAGGGTTCGGATAATAGAACGAAACATCACTTCCGTGGCTATCTCGCTGGACTCTCGGTTCTCGTAGGTCGTAACGAAAAACCCGACGTACTATCCTGTTTGAGACGTTGCCAGGAGGGCTTACACGTACCGTCCATGGACTTGCTTCAGCCAGGTACACAGTTGCTCACCAATTCCGATTTAACGGAGGTACGCATAGACGGCGATAATCGTACGAACGTCGAGACTCTTCTCCGTCGTATAGGATATTCTAACACGCGGCGTTTCCCAACTCCTGGTCGGCGAAATTTCCGTCTCGACACGGCGGTGATATGCGAGGGTAACGAGAATTCTCAACTGCCAGTATCTACCGTGCAATCATACGTGACCGTTCTGCCACCACCTCGACCTGGAATAAGCGTTAACGGTACCGGTTACGTAGCTAGGGAGTACGCCGACTTCCGCCTGGGCGTTCGCGTTTTCCCGGATGCTCGCGTTACCGCTGGTTCCGCGGCAAGATTGGACGCTTGCGCCGTCAGCGTTTATCCCAGTCTGAATCCCGATCACGAGAGCTTAGGTTTACCTGGCGATGCTCTTCGTAGATTCCGTTCTATCAGCGCTCGCGTCGATCGCGACGGCGTTGTACTTTCGGGTGCCGACACGCCTTACAATTATCAACAGCTCATTCGACTGATAATGTACACGAATCGTAAGCCGGCTTATTATCTCGATCGCGTCTTCAAGCTTACTTGCTCCGAGTTGAGCGGTCGTTTCGCCAGTAACGAATACGTTCAAACGTTAGCCGTGATCCatccgaaagaaaaaacgacggTATTGCCGCACAGTAGCTCGGGCGAACCTCCGATCGCCAGAATCGTTGAGCCTGTTCCCGGTCACATACAAGTTTCCCCTCATCACGCCGAAATACCGGAAGGTTACGCGACCAGTGTGATTCGCGAAGGTAGAAGAACCATCGGAGGTGCTGGGGGTAGTCACGCCGTTACGATCGTCGCGGCCGCCTGCATCGGTTTCTTGCTCTTGATGGCCATCGTTGGAGCTGCTAGAGTTCGAGGTGCCGCGAAGCGGCGACGATCGGCCGGCGACGAATTGGCAGCCGAAACGGAAATGGCCTGGGACGATTCGGCTCTCGCCATAACGGTCAACCCGATGGACAGGCTGACCGAGCATGAATCTCATCAGAGCCATCGAGATGAGGACGTTGACGATTCCGGAAGTTCCGACTCTGAGGACGGTTCCTTCAGAGACGACGACATCGACAGCTCCGATTGCGAGAACGATTGCGATCTAAACAACGGCCGACACCGTCGTCATAATTCGCCTCACGACTTGGAGTGGGATCATCGTGACGTTTAA